AGTACTCTATTATACTGAAGCTTTAGAGTTTCTGCAAAGAGTAGAACCTAAAACCAAAGAAAAAATAGTCTACAACATAGATAAAGCCAGATATACATTAGATTCTAAGCTATTTAAAAAGCTTACAGGTAGTGATATATGGGAATTTAGGACATTATATGACGGCAAACAATACCGTTTATTGGCTTTCTGGGATAAAACTAAGGATGTAGATGTATTGGTAGTTGCCACTCATGGCTTTATCAAGAAAACTGATAAAACGCCCTCTAAAGAAATAGACAGGGCTAAAGAGATTATGAAAGAATACTTTGATCAAAAATAAATTAGTCATGAATAAAAAGAAGTTCTATACACAAGATGAGGTTAAAGATGCCTTGATTGGTAAAGTGGGCACACCTCAACGTGACAATTATGAGAATAATTTAGAGATGTTCCTGATTGGTGATGTAATAAGACGTACCAGATTAGAAAAAGAACTAACGCAAGAAGATTTAGGCAAATTGGTAGGAGTTCAAAAAGCTCAGATTTCAAAAATAGAGAACGGCAAGAACCTAACAATCTCAACCGTGATTAAAGTTTTCAGGGCAATGGGAGTTAGCGCCAAACTTGAAATAGGCAATGGTGAACAGAAAATCGCTTTATGCTGAAACAATGAAATAACAAAAAAGCTACAATTTAAATGTTTTCTATTAATTTTGTTACCATTTTGTTACCACCATTCAATAAAGCAGCACTTACACAGTTATTAATCAAGTAATTAGAATACAGACTATCATTATGCGAATTATAGGCGGAATATATAAGAGAAGAAGATTTGACGTACCCAAAACATTTAAGGCACGCCCAACAACAGACTTTGCAAAAGAGAACATTTTCAATGTACTCTGCAATAATTACCTGGATTTTGAAGATGAAATTACCGCACTCGACCTGTTTGCAGGCACCGGAAGCATTAGTATTGAACTTGTTTCACGCGGATGTGACAAAGTGATATCCGTAGAAAAGGATGCCGCTCACTATTCCTTTATCTGTAAAGTAATGGAATTGTTAAAAACCGACAAATGTATTCCTATCCGTGGCGATGTGTTCAAGTTTATAGGCTCCACCCGTGAAAAGTTCGACTTTATCTTTGCCGATCCTCCTTATGCTCTGCCTAATCTGAACGATCTTCCCCGAATTATCTTCGAGGAAGATTTACTTAAAGAAGGTGGTCTGTTCGTA
This genomic interval from uncultured Bacteroides sp. contains the following:
- a CDS encoding type II toxin-antitoxin system RelE/ParE family toxin, with product MNIKEKFKVLYYTEALEFLQRVEPKTKEKIVYNIDKARYTLDSKLFKKLTGSDIWEFRTLYDGKQYRLLAFWDKTKDVDVLVVATHGFIKKTDKTPSKEIDRAKEIMKEYFDQK
- a CDS encoding RsmD family RNA methyltransferase, with translation MRIIGGIYKRRRFDVPKTFKARPTTDFAKENIFNVLCNNYLDFEDEITALDLFAGTGSISIELVSRGCDKVISVEKDAAHYSFICKVMELLKTDKCIPIRGDVFKFIGSTREKFDFIFADPPYALPNLNDLPRIIFEEDLLKEGGLFVLEHGKDNNFEEDPHFLERRVYGSVNFSIFSKATD
- a CDS encoding helix-turn-helix transcriptional regulator; protein product: MNKKKFYTQDEVKDALIGKVGTPQRDNYENNLEMFLIGDVIRRTRLEKELTQEDLGKLVGVQKAQISKIENGKNLTISTVIKVFRAMGVSAKLEIGNGEQKIALC